A window from Citrus sinensis cultivar Valencia sweet orange chromosome 3, DVS_A1.0, whole genome shotgun sequence encodes these proteins:
- the LOC102610032 gene encoding ATP-dependent helicase BRM isoform X1 yields MQSGGGPSRNRAASTSSAASPSSSSSAVSTPHLGFDSLQQQQQHQQQQQRQPFQQQILRKPDGNEAILAYQVGSLPGLMGGGNFASPPGSMQPPQQSRKFFDFAQQHAISQESQNRSQGVEHQLLNPVHQAYMQYALQAQQKSASVLQSQQQAKLGMLGPASGKDQDMRMGNLKMQELISMQSANQAQASSSKNSSEQFGRGEKQMEQPQQQVSDQKGEPKPPSQQTLGGQGMAANIIRPMQAAQHQQSIQNAAGNQLAMAAQLQAWALERNIDLSQPANASLIAQLIPIMQSRIVANHKANESNMGAPSSPVPVSKQQVTSPTIAGENSPHANSSSDVSGQSGSAKARPTVSPSPLGSTTSAAVVNNVNNISLQQFSVHGRDNQVPSRQPVAIGNGLPPIHPPQTSLNMTPGVDQPLPVKNSSGPENSQMQYLRQLNRSSPQSAIPSSDGSSANNFSSQGGLATQMPQQRLGFTKHQLHVLKAQILAFRRLKKGEGTLPQELLRAIVPPSLELQQQPAQQQFLPAAVNNQDRVSGKIAEDQLRHLESNGKDAQAVSSSNVQSLPKEEAYAGDDKAAVSPVGQGMSAVTKEPAPVVVPGKEEQQAPVSSVKSDQEVECGLLRTQQQSDFPADRGKSVAPQVSACDAVQVKKPAQATTALQPKDVGAARKYHGPLFDFPFFTRKHDSVGSTAMVNSSNNLTLAYDVKDLLSEEGLEVLQKKRSENLKKISGILAVNLERKRIRPDLVLRLQIEQKKLRLLDLQSRLRDEVDQQQQEIMAMPDRQYRKFVRLCERQRVELMRQVQTSQKAMREKQLKSISQWRKKLLEAHWAIRDARTARNRGVAKYHERILREFSKRKDDDRNKRMEALKNNDVERYREMLLEQQTSIPGDAAERYAVLSSFLTQTEEYLYKLGSKITAAKNQQEVEEAANAAAAAARLQGLSEEEVRSAAACAGEEVMIRNRFLEMNAPRDGSSVNKYYSLAHAVNERVMRQPSMLRAGTLRDYQIVGLQWMLSLYNNKLNGILADEMGLGKTVQVMALIAYLMEFKGNYGPHLIIVPNAVLVNWKSELHKWLPSVSCIYYVGAKDQRSRLFSQEVAALKFNVLVTTYEFIMYDRSKLSKVDWKYIIIDEAQRMKDRESVLARDLDRYRCQRRLLLTGTPLQNDLKELWSLLNLLLPEVFDNRKAFHDWFSQPFQKEGPTHNADDDWLETEKKVIIIHRLHQILEPFMLRRRVEDVEGSLPPKVSIVLRCRMSAIQSAIYDWIKATGTLRVDPEDEKRRVQKNPIYQAKVYKTLNNRCMELRKTCNHPLLNYPYFSDLSKDFLVKSCGKLWILDRILIKLQRTGHRVLLFSTMTKLLDILEEYLQWRQLVYRRIDGTTSLEDRESAIVDFNSHDSDCFIFLLSIRAAGRGLNLQSADTVIIYDPDPNPKNEEQAVARAHRIGQKREVKVIYMEAVVDKISSHQKEDELRSGGTVDLEDDLAGKDRYIGSIEGLIRNNIQQYKIDMADEVINAGRFDQRTTHEERRMTLETLLHDEERYQETVHDVPSLQEVNRMIARSEDEVELFDQMDEEFGWIEEMTRYDQVPKWLRASTKEVNATIANLSKKPSKNILFGSNIGVDSGEIETERKRGPKGKKYPNYKEVDDEIGEYSEASSDERNGYPVQEEEGEIGEFEDDEYSGAVGAPPSNKDQSEEDGPVCEGGYDYLRPSENTRNNHVVEEAGSSGSSSNSRRLTQIVSPVSPQKFGSLSALEARPGSLSKRMPDELEEGEIAVSGDSHMDHQQSGSWTHDRDEGEDEQVLQPKIKRKRSIRVRPRHTVERPEERSCTDTPLHRGDSSLLPFQMDNKYPAQLRTDTEMKAHGESNSLRHDQSEPSSKSRRNLPSRKIANAPKSRASLKTGRLNCMPGHTEDAADHFKESWDGKIANASGSSNFSAKMSDVIQRRCKNVISKLQRRIEKEGHQIVPLLTDLWKRIETSGYVSGAGNNILDLRKIDQRVDRLEYNGVMELVSDVQFMLKGAMQFYGFSHEVRSEARKVHDLFFDLLKIAFPDTDFREARSALSFTGPLSTSVSTPSPRQTTVGQSKRHKIINEMEPGPSPPQKPPQRGSVPVSEDSRIRVQIPQKESRLGSGSGSSREQSQPDDSPHPGELVICKKKRKDREKSVVKPRSVSGPVSPPSLGRNIKSPGLGLVPKDMRHTQQTTHQHGWANQPAQPANGGSGAVGWANPVKRLRTDAGKRRPSQL; encoded by the exons ATGCAATCGGGTGGTGGGCCCAGCCGGAACCGGGCGGCATCTACGTCGTCAGCGGCGTCGCCGTCTTCGTCATCATCTGCTGTTTCGACGCCCCACTTGGGTTTTGATTCGTTGCAGCAACAGCAGCAACACCAACAACAGCAGCAGAGACAG CCTTTCCAACAACAAATACTAAGAAAACCTGATGGAAATGAAGCCATTTTAGCATATCAAGTTGGAAGTCTCCCTGGATTAATGGGAGGGGGGAATTTTGCTTCACCTCCAGGCTCCATGCAACCTCCTCAGCAATCTAGGAAATTCTTTGATTTTGCTCAACAACATGCTATATCGCAGGAGAGTCAGAATAGAAGTCAAGGTGTTGAGCACCAACTGCTAAATCCCGTTCATCAAGCTTATATGCAATATGCTTTGCAGGCCCAACAGAAGTCTGCTTCAGTTTTGCAGTCTCAGCAGCAAGCTAAATTGGGAATGTTGGGTCCTGCATCTGGGAAAGATCAAGACATGAGGATGGGAAATTTGAAAATGCAGGAATTGATCTCCATGCAATCAGCTAATCAGGCTCAGGCATCATCGTCCAAAAATTCATCTGAACAGTTTGGTCGTGGTGAAAAGCAGATGGAACAACCTCAGCAGCAAGTCTCTGACCAGAAGGGTGAACCAAAACCTCCTAGTCAGCAGACCCTTGGTGGGCAAGGAATGGCTGCTAATATTATAAGGCCCATGCAGGCAGCACAACATCAGCAAAGCATTCAAAACGCAGCCGGTAACCAACTTGCAATGGCTGCTCAGTTGCAGGCATGGGCACTTGAGCGCAATATTGATCTCTCACAGCCTGCAAATGCCAGCTTAATAGCACAGCTTATACCAATCATGCAGTCTAGAATTGTTGCTAATCACAAAGCAAATGAAAGCAACATGGGTGCGCCGTCATCACCTGTCCCAGTATCAAAGCAACAGGTGACATCTCCAACCATTGCAGGCGAGAACTCTCCACATGCTAATTCATCCAGTGATGTGTCTGGGCAATCTGGTTCAGCGAAGGCAAGACCTACAGTTTCCCCTAGTCCTCTTGGCTCAACTACCAGTGCGGCTGTCGTCAATAATGTAAACAACATTTCATTGCAGCAGTTTTCTGTTCATGGCAGAGATAACCAGGTTCCTTCTAGACAGCCGGTTGCAATTGGAAATGGATTGCCTCCGATACATCCTCCACAGACATCTTTGAACATGACACCGGGTGTGGATCAGCCTTTGCCTGTAAAAAATTCAAGTGGCCcagaaaattcacaaatgcAGTACCTCAGGCAGTTGAATCGATCTTCACCGCAATCTGCAATTCCTTCCAGTGATGGAAGCTCAGCTAACAACTTTTCGTCACAGGGTGGGCTGGCCACCCAGATGCCACAGCAGCGTTTAGGGTTCACAAAACATCAACTTCATGTTCTTAAGGCACAAATTCTAGCATTTAGGAGGCTGAAG AAAGGAGAAGGTACTCTTCCACAAGAGCTTCTTCGAGCTATTGTTCCACCGTCTCTTGAGTTGCAGCAGCAGCCGGCACAGCAGCAATTTCTTCCTGCAGCAGTAAATAATCAGGATAGAGTTTCTGGGAAGATTGCAGAAGACCAGTTGAGACATTTGGAATCTAATGGAAAGGATGCACAAGCTGTGTCATCATCAAATGTTCAAAGCTTACCAAAAGAAGAAGCTTATGCTGGGGATGATAAAGCAGCTGTGTCACCAGTTGGGCAGGGTATGTCGGCTGTGACAAAGGAACCTGCACCTGTGGTAGTACCAGGAAAAGAAGAGCAGCAGGCCCCTGTATCTTCAGTTAAGTCAGACCAGGAAGTAGAATGTGGTCTTCTGCGAACTCAACAACAAAGTGATTTCCCAGCTGATAGAGGAAAGTCTGTTGCACCTCAGGTTTCTGCATGTGACGCAGTTCAAGTTAAGAAGCCAGCACAAGCAACTACTGCCCTCCAGCCAAAAGATGTTGGCGCTGCCAGAAAGTATCATGGACCACTATttgattttccctttttcacTAGAAAACATGACTCTGTTGGGTCGACAGCAATGGttaatagtagtaataatcTAACATTGGCATATGATGTCAAAGATCTACTTTCTGAGGAAGGCTTGGAAGTTCTCCAAAAGAAAAGATCagaaaatttgaagaagattAGTGGCATATTGGCAGTTAatttagagagaaaaagaatcaGGCCAGATCTTGTTCTGCGGTTGcagattgaacaaaaaaagCTTAGACTTTTAGATCTACAGTCACGTTTAAGGGATGAAGTTGACCAACAACAGCAGGAGATTATGGCAATGCCTGACAGACAATATAGGAAGTTTGTCCGGCTGTGTGAGCGTCAGCGTGTTGAACTGATGAGACAAGTACAAACATCTCAGAAGGCCATGAGAGAGAAGCAATTAAAATCCATCTCACAGTGGCGTAAAAAGCTTCTTGAGGCTCATTGGGCCATCCGTGATGCACGGACTGCCCGGAATCGGGGAGTTGCCAAATACCATGAGAGAATTTTGAGGGAGTTCTCGAAGAGAAAGGATGATGATCGGAACAAAAGGATGGAAGCCTTGAAGAATAATGATGTTGAGAGGTATAGGGAGATGTTGCTAGAGCAGCAGACTAGTATCCCGGGTGATGCTGCAGAAAGATATGCAGTCCTCTCGTCATTCTTGACTCAGACTGAAGAATATCTTTATAAACTGGGAAGTAAAATAACCGCTGCCAAGAATCAGCAGGAAGTTGAAGAGGCAGCaaatgctgctgctgctgctgcaagATTGCAG GGTCTTTCTGAAGAAGAGGTTAGGTCGGCAGCAGCTTGTGCTGGTGAGGAAGTGATGATCAGAAATAGATTTCTGGAAATGAATGCCCCCAGGGATGGTTCATCCGTTAACAA GTATTATAGTCTTGCTCATGCTGTGAACGAAAGGGTCATGAGGCAACCCTCAATGTTACGAGCCGGAACCTTACGAGATTATCAGATT GTTGGATTGCAGTGGATGCTTTCTTTGTAtaacaacaaattaaatggAATATTGGCAGATGAGATGGGGCTTGGGAAGACTGTGCAG GTGATGGCACTGATAGCTTATTTGATGGAATTTAAAGGGAACTATGGCCCTCATCTTATAATTGTCCCTAATGCTGTATTGGTGAATTGGAAG AGTGAGTTGCATAAGTGGCTGCCATCTGTATCATGCATTTATTATGTTGGTGCAAAGGATCAACGGTCAAGGTTGTTTTCTCAG GAGGTCGCTGCCCTGAAATTTAATGTCCTTGTGACAACTTATGAGTTCATCATGTATGACCGCTCAAAACTGTCAAAAGTTGATTGGAAGTATATCATAATTGATGAAGCACAAAGAATGAAAGACAGAGAATCAGTTTTGGCCCGTGACCTTGATAGATATCGTTGCCAGAGGCGCTTGCTTCTTACAGGGACGCCTTTACAG AATGATTTAAAGGAACTTTGGTCACTCTTAAATCTACTTCTTCCTGAAGTGTTTGATAATCGGAAAGCATTCCATGATTGGTTTTCACAACCATTTCAAAAGGAAGGTCCTACACATAATGCAGATGATGACTGGCTTGAGACTGAAAAGAAAGTTATCATTATCCACCGACTTCATCAAATATTGGAGCCTTTTATGCTCAGACGCCGTGTTGAAGATGTCGAAGGTTCCCTTCCACCCAAG GTCTCAATAGTTTTAAGGTGTAGAATGTCAGCTATTCAGAGTGCTATTTATGATTGGATCAAAGCCACTGGTACTCTTCGGGTTGATCCTGAAGATGAGAAGAGAAGGGTTCAAAAAAATCCCATATACCAGGCCAAGGTGTATAAAACTCTTAATAACAGATGTATGGAGCTTCGTAAAACTTGCAATCATCCTTTGCTAAACTATCCATATTTCAGTGACTTATCCAAAGATTTTCTTGTAAAATCATGTGGGAAATTATGGATCCTGGATAGGATCCTTATAAAACTTCAGAGAACGGGGCATAGAGTACTGCTGTTTAGCACCATGACCAAGCTTCTTGATATCCTGGAGGAATATCTACAATGGCGGCAACTTGTGTACAGGCGAATTGATGGAACTACTAGTTTAGAAGATCGTGAATCAGCTATTGTGGACTTTAATAGCCATGATTCAGACTGCTTTATATTCCTGCTTAGTATTCGTGCCGCTGGACGTGGTCTTAATCTTCAGTCTGCTGACACAGTCATCATTTATGATCCCGATCCTAACCCAAAAAATGAGGAACAGGCAGTTGCTAGAGCCCACCGCATTGGACAGAAAAGAGAAGTTAAGGTCATTTATATggaagcagttgttgacaaaATTTCGAGTCACCAAAAAGAGGATGAACTAAGAAGTGGAGGTACAGTTGATTTAGAGGATGATCTTGCAGGTAAGGATCGATATATTGGATCTATTGAGGGCCTCATAAGGAATAACATTCAGCAGTATAAGATTGACATGGCTGATGAGGTCATCAATGCTGGACGATTTGATCAGAGAACAACTCATGAAGAGAGGCGTATGACTTTGGAGACATTATTACATGATGAGGAAAGGTACCAAGAAACTGTGCATGATGTTCCATCACTGCAGGAGGTAAATCGGATGATTGCTAGAAGTGAAGATGAAGTAGAATTGTTTGATCAAATGGATGAAGAGTTTGGTTGGATTGAGGAGATGACAAGATATGACCAGGTACCGAAGTGGCTTCGAGCCAGTACAAAGGAAGTGAATGCTACTATTGCTAATTTATCCAAAAAGCCATCAAAGAATATTTTGTTTGGTAGCAATATTGGTGTGGATTCTGGTGAAATTGaaacagaaagaaaaaggggACCCAAGGGGAAAAAGTATCCTAATTACAAGGAAGTTGATGATGAAATTGGAGAATATTCTGAAGCAAGCTCTGATGAGAGGAATGGATATCCTGTGCAggaagaagagggagaaattggAGAGTTTGAAGATGATGAATACAGTGGTGCTGTTGGGGCACCACCGAGTAACAAAGACCAATCAGAAGAAGATGGTCCAGTTTGCGAAGGTGGTTATGACTATCTCCGGCCTTCAGAAAACACAAGAAACAATCATGTAGTTGAGGAAGCTGGTTCTTCAGGATCATCTTCGAACAGTCGAAGATTGACACAGATAGTATCTCCTGTTTCCCCTCAGAAATTTGGGTCTCTGTCTGCATTAGAAGCTAGGCCAGGTTCTCTTTCAAAGAGGATG CCAGATGAGTTAGAAGAGGGAGAGATTGCAGTATCTGGAGATTCTCACATGGACCACCAGCAATCTGGAAGTTGGACTCATGATCGTGACGAAGGTGAAGATGAACAGGTTTTGCAGCCTAAGATCAAACGAAAGCGTAGTATTCGAGTTCGACCCCGTCATACTGTTGAAAGGCCAGAGGAGAGGTCTTGCACCGACACACCTCTCCATCGCGGTGATTCATCTCTCTTGCCCTTCCAAATGGACAACAAATATCCAGCACAGTTAAGGACTGATACTGAAATGAAAGCACACGGGGAATCCAATTCTCTCAGGCATGATCAAAGTGAGCCATCTTCGAAAAGTAGGCGGAACTTACCTTCACGGAAAATAGCTAATGCCCCAAAGTCGCGTGCTTCACTGAAAACTGGTCGATTGAATTGCATGCCTGGTCATACAGAAGATGCTGCTGATCACTTCAAAGAAAGTTGGGATGGGAAAATTGCGAATGCTAGTGGTTCCTCAAATTTTAGTGCTAAGATGTCTGATGTCATCCAGAGGAGG TGCAAGAATGTAATTAGTAAGCTCCAAAGGAGAATCGAGAAAGAAGGGCATCAAATTGTACCCCTGCTAACTGATTTGTGGAAGAGAATTGAAACTTCTGGTTACGTGAGTGGAGCtggaaataatattttggatTTACGGAAGATTGATCAGCGTGTTGACAGGCTAGAGTATAATGGAGTGATGGAGCTGGTGTCTGATGTGCAGTTTATGTTAAAGGGTGCAATGCAGTTTTATGGCTTTTCACATGAG GTTAGATCAGAAGCAAGGAAAGTTCATGATCTGTTTTTCGATTTATTGAAGATTGCATTTCCGGATACAGATTTTCGAGAAGCCAGAAGTGCACTCTCTTTCACTGGCCCACTATCTACCTCTGTCTCTACGCCGTCTCCAAGACAAACCACTGTTGGCCAAAGTAAGAGGCACAAGATAATAAACGAGATGGAACCTGGTCCTAGTCCTCCCCAAAAGCCACCACAACGTGGATCTGTTCCTGTTAGTGAAGACAGTAGGATTAGAGTCCAAATACCACAGAAGGAATCAAGGCTTGGAAGTGGAAGTGGCAGTAGTCGAGAGCAATCTCAGCCGGATGATTCTCCACATCCAGGGGAGCTGGTTATCtgcaagaagaagagaaaagacaGGGAAAAGTCAGTGGTGAAGCCAAGATCTGTATCTGGCCCTGTCTCACCACCTAGCTTGGGTCGTAATATCAAAAGTCCAGGTCTAGGTTTGGTACCTAAGGATATGCGTCATACTCAGCAAACTACCCACCAGCATGGGTGGGCCAACCAGCCTGCTCAACCAGCAAATGGTGGTAGCGGGGCTGTTGGTTGGGCAAATCCTGTTAAGAGGTTGAGAACAGATGCTGGCAAAAGGCGGCCAAGTCAATTATGA